CAGTAATTGTTTCGACTCGGGGTCAAGTCgtctctgcaggcattgtttcgactcagggttaGGTCGTCTCTGCAGGCAAAATTTCGACTTAGGGTTAAGGTATCTTAtaaggcattgtttcgactcagggttaAGTCATCTCTGCATGTATTGCTTCGATTTGGGGCTAAGTCATATCTGCAGGCAATGTTTCAACTCGGGGTTAAGGCATCATCGCAGGCATTGTTTCGATTCAGGGTTAAGTCAcctctgcaggcattgtttcgtctCGGGGTAAAGTCATCTCCGCATGCATTGTTTCGACTCGGGGTAAAGTCATCTCAGCATGCATTGTTTCCACTCAGGGTTTAGTTGTCTCTGCAGGAATTGTTTCGACTATGGGGTGAGTCATCTCCGCAGGCATTGTTTCGAGTCAGGTTAGGTCGTCGCTGCAGGTATCATTTCGCCGCGGGGTTAACTCGTCTTTGCAGGCATCGTTTCGACTAGGGGTTAAGTTGCCTCTGCAGGCAATGTTTCGACTAAGGGTTGAGTCGTCTCTGCCAGCATTGCTTCGACTTAGGGTTGAGTCACCTCTGCAGGAATTGTTTTGACTCAGGGCTAGGTCGtttctgcaggcattgtttcgactcgggGTTAATTAGTCTCTGTAGGCATCCTTTCGACTCGGGGTTAATTCATCTTTGCAGGCATTGTTTCTACTCGGGGTTAAGTCGTCTCTGCAGGCAATGTTTCGACTCAGGGTTAGGTCGTCTCTGCAGGAATTGTTTTAACTCAGGGTTGAGTCGTCTCTGCAGGCATTGTTTTGCCTCAGGGTTGAGTCATCTCTGCAGGTATTGTTTCAACTCAGGGTTAGGTCGTCTCTGCAAGCATTGTTTAACCTCAGGGTTAATTAGTCTCTGCAGGCATCGTTTCGACACAGGGTTAATTCGTCTTTGCAGGCATCGTTTCGACTCGGGGTTAAGTCGTCTCTGCAGGCAATATTTCGACTCAGGGTTAGGTCGTCTCTGCAGGAATTGTTTCGACTCTAGGTTGAGTTGTCTCTGCAGGCATTGTTTTGACTTAGGGTTGAGTCATCTCTGCAGGAATTGTTTCAACTCAGGGTTAGGTCATCTCTGCAGGTATCGTTTCGCCTCGGGGTTAATTTGTCTTTACAGGCATCATTTCGACTCGGGGTTGAGTCGCCTCTGCAGGCAATGTTTCGACTCGGGGTTAGGTCGTCTCTGCAGTCATTGTTTTACCTCGGGGTTAATTAGTCTCTGCAGGCATCGTTTCGACTCAGGGTTAAGTCGTCTCTGCAGGCAATGTTTCGACTCGGGGTTAAGTCgtctctgcaggcattgtttcgactgaGGGTTAAGTTgtctctgcaggcattgtttcgactcagggttaAGTCATctctgctggcattgtttcgactcagggttaAGTCATctctgctggcattgtttcgactgagGGTTAAGTTGTCTCTGTAGGAATTGTTTCGACTCGGGGTCGAGTCGTCTCtccaggcattgtttcgactcagggttaAGTTGTCTCTGCAggaattgtttcgactcagggttaAGTTGTCTTTGCAGGAATTGTTTCGACTCCCGGTCGAGTCGTCTCTGCAGGCATTGTTTAGACTTAGGGTTAAGTTgtctctgcaggcattgtttcgactcagggttaAATTGTCTCTGCAGGAATTGTTTCGATTCGCGGTCGAGTCGTCTCTGCAGGCATTGTTTGAACTCAGGGTTAAGTTgtctctgcaggcattgtttcgactcagggttaAGTTGTCTCTGCAggaattgtttcgactcagggttaAGTCATatctgctggcattgtttcgactcgagGTTAAGTTGTCTCTGTAGGAATTGTTTTGACTCAGGGTTAAGTTgtctctgcaggcattgtttcgactcagggttaAGTTGTCTCTGTAGGCATTGTTTCTACTCAGGGTTAAGTCATctctgctggcattgtttcgactcagggttaAGTTgtctctgcaggcattgtttcgactcgggGTCGAGTCGTCTCTGCAAGCATTGTTTCAACTCAGAGTTAAGTTGTCTTTGTTGGCATTGCTTCGACTCAGGGTTAAGTCATctctgctggcattgtttcgactcagggttaAGTCATCTCTGCTCTCATTGTTTTGACTCAGGGTTAAATTGTCTCTGTAggaattgtttcgactcagggtcgagtcgtctctgcaggcattgtttcgactctgTGTTAGTTCGTCTCTGCTGGCATAGTCTCGACCCTGGGTTAATTTGTCCCTACAGACATTGTTTCAACTCGAGGTTAAGTTGTCTCTGCAGGCATTGTTTGACTCAGGGTTAGGTAGTCTCTGCAGACATAGTTTCGACCCTGGGTTAATTTGTCCCTGCAGACATTGATTCAACTCGAGGTTAAGTTgtctctgcaggcattgtttctACTCAGGGTTAAGTCATctctgctggcattgtttcgactcagggttaAGTTgtctctgcaggcattgtttcgacccGGAGTTAATTATTCTCTGCAGGCAATGTTTCTACTCGGGGTTATGCTGTCTCTGCAGGAATTTTTTCGACTTGGGGTTGAGTCgtctctgcaggcattgtttcgactcagggttaAGTTGCCTCTGCAGGAATTGTTTCGACTCAGTGTTAAGCGGTCTGTGCAGGAATTGTTTTGACTTATGGTTAGTTCGTCTCTGTAGGCATTTTTTGGACCCGGGGTTAATTCgtctctgcaggcattgtttcgacaaTGGGTTACATCGTCTCTGCAGGAATTGTTTCGACTCGGGGTCGCGTCctctctgcaggcattgtttcaACGTGGGGTTAAGTCGTCTCTGCAGGTATTGTTTTGACTCAGGGTTGAATCGTCTCTGTAGGCATTGCTTTGGCACAGGGTTAAGTCGTTTCTGCAGGCAATGTTTCAACTCGGGGTTAAGTCATctctgctggcattgtttcgactcgcgGTTAAGTTGTCTCTGCATGAATTGTTTCGACTCGGGGTTGAGTCGTCCCTGCAAGCATTGTTTCGACTCGGGGTTAAGTTGTCTCTGCAGGCATTGCTTCGACTCAGGGTTAATTCATctctgctggcattgtttcgactcagggttaAGTCATCTCTGCTGACATTGTTTCGACTCGGGGTCGCGTCCTCTATGCAGGCATTGTTTCAACGTGGGGTTAAGTCGTCTCTGCAGGTATTGTTTCGAGTCAGGGTTGAGTCGTCTCTGTAGGCATTGCTTTGGAACAGGGTTAAGTCGTTTCTGCAGGCAATGTTTCAACTCAGGGTAAGTAGTGTTTACAGGCACTGTTTCGACTCATGGCTAATCATGGTTAAGTCATCTCTGCAAGCATTTTTTCAGCTTAGGGCATAGGTTGGAATCCTTGCCCAGCATAAAACttttatcaaaaatgaatttccagtggctatACATTCTAATAAGTAGAATtgtatattaaatgccattatgattgatatactgtatatatatatatatatatatatatatatatatatatatatatatatatatatatatatatatatatatatatatatatattgaacgatTTTCGTTGTGAGGGGATAACTTTAGGATAGAAATATCAATCAGTCAAAACCTTACTTTAAATGCTGCATTACGGGTTTACTCCAATGCAGTAAAACATTCACAACATTAACGATATTACACACTAAAGCGAAGACTCACCAGGGACGCATTCAAACCACcaatacacataacaataatataattgtATTCCTATTTTCTTCGCATTCTCGTGCTTGCAGGATATAGAGATAGGACTtcaggttcattttcctttttcctttgctaAGAAGATTTGAAGGATCTTTGAACTGTTTAattatttctctttccctttccCTATATTCTTTACAATATATGTGAATCGATaatctattgaaatatattttaaactgAATCCCTATAATAGCATGGGATGTCGAACCATGGAATTTACGTCATCGAGACGGCTAATCTGCCCTTTTGTTGATCAAATATGGAAATTCGAATCCAACAATAATTCATCACTTTTTATTGGGACCTTTTATCCTAATTGAAATGcaataaactataaagaattattattattattattattattattattattattattattattattattattattattattattattatcattacaagctaaactataacgcaagttggaaaagcaagatgatataagtccaagggattcaacagggagGAACGGAAATAGGAAAAtacactacgagagaagtaataaacaatcaaaataaaatatattaagaacagtaacaacattaaattagatattctataaataaactatagcaacttaaaaaaaaacagagcaagaaaaataagatagaacagcgcttccgagtataccctcaaacaagagaactctaatccaagacagaggaaggccataaTACAGAGACTCTagaactacacaagactagagaacaatggttggattttttggagtgtccttctagaaaagcttcttaccataactaaagagtctcttctacgcttaccaagaggaaagtggccactgaacaattacagtgcagtacttaacctgttgggtgaagaggaattgtttggtaatcttagtgttgtcaagtgtatgaggaaagaggagaatgtggaaacaataggccaggctatttagtgtatgtgtacgcaaagacataatgagccgtaaccagagagagagagagagagagagagagagagagagagagagagagagagagagagagagccaatgtagtactgtctggccagtcaaaggacccaataactttcccTACTACCTGCAACAAATGAGTAGAACAAATGAATATTCTATTACATATTGTAGCTTTCATATGGATATCTAATTATGTGATTTGTGCATGTAAATTCAGCAATTTCTAATCCATAATTGGGGTTAATAGGCTCAGGTATCCGAGAAAAAGTGAGCAGAGAAAATACAAGCAAGTGATGACCGTGAAGCATATCAAGAAATTTCTCCTACTCCATGCACAACGAAAAGATGGATTCGTCAATCTGGCCAGGATAGAACTGACGACCAGCCAGAGGTAATCACAAAAATCATGGCTCACTTTAGGGTTTCTGCCTAATCTCTTATTAATCTTGGATATGTGATATGCACAATAATTTCTAGTTTGCCTTTCCTTTTTGTTTTACAaagtatctgatttttttttttttttttttgtccctcttGAACCTCGGTGTCCATGCCACTACATTAAGAGGCCACACCCCCAAGCTAAAAGAATAGAGACAGATGACCTTATTGTCTTACAGAAAAAGCTAAACGCTAGAAAGGATTCTTCTGGAACAAAAGGCATAAGAATCTAAAAAACATTTAGGAAATATGATAATTCGTAGGAAATATACTGAAGTAACCGATCAAGAGCTtttattaaaaatcatatatatatatatatatatatatatatatatatatatatatatatatatatatatatatatatatatatatatatatatatatatatatatatatatatatatatatataattatacaggaaACTGTGCACACGCACACAAAATGGTTATgacaattataatagtaattgtaccaatgcaaataaaaaaactttgccaatattcCATTTACACGAAAAGTAATTGAAATCATCTAATTTACAATTCCTATATGCAAGAGGTTACGCTGGACTATGTGACAGTAATGCTGTATTAATTTCATTGTTAAAGTTATATAGCATACTACTATCAATCTTTTATAACTGTTAgctaataataatcctttaaaacCGTCAGCCTTTTCCTATCACCTGGACATATTACCACattatcatacatacacatacatatatatacatgcatgtatgtatacatgcacacacacatatacatatgtatatatatatatatatagtgtgtgtgtgtgtttgtatgtgtattattTTAGCCACAAAAGAAAAAGTGAAGTGACTCGACTGTTTTCTTATTATAACTTGCACGGACTCGCAATGAGTTTAAATATTCACAGATATCATATTCATACAGGAGGAATGGATCTCTAAGcagttattttattgattattccaGATAATTGACGCCTTAGGGATACCCTTCTCCTGTACAAATA
The nucleotide sequence above comes from Palaemon carinicauda isolate YSFRI2023 chromosome 2, ASM3689809v2, whole genome shotgun sequence. Encoded proteins:
- the LOC137620386 gene encoding uncharacterized protein DDB_G0287625-like translates to MPAERTRPRVETIPAETIDDSTPSRNNACRDNLTLSRNNASRDDLTLSRNNAYRDNLTLSRNNACRDNLTLSQNNSYRDNLTSSRNNASRYDLTLSRNNSCRDNLTLSRNNACRDNLTLSSNNACRDDSTANRNNSCRDNLTLSRNNACRDNLTLSLNNACRDDSTGSRNNSCKDNLTLSRNNSCRDNLTLSRNNAWRDDSTPSRNNSYRDNLTLSRNNASRDDLTLSRNNASRDDLTLSRNNACRDNLTLSRNNACRDDLTPSRNIACRDDLTLSRNDACRD